The following proteins come from a genomic window of Achromobacter deleyi:
- a CDS encoding TonB-dependent siderophore receptor → MSSVPPSPAAQPRRVRPLAYAIQTALLCSALAHQQANAQNAAPAGGASNDVAQLPAVTVSGAGIPGTTEGTHSYTTDAMNTATGLTLSPRETPQSVSVVTRQQIEDQGLRDTGSILASAPGISVTRSDSNRLSFSSRGFSIDNFQFDGLNSPILSQWNYGATDIDAAIYDRVEIVRGATGLMTGSGNPSAAVNFIRKKPLREFALSGSASAGSWDYVGGDLDLSVPLTENGRIRSRFVAAYNQGDDYVTFLDSRKRTFYGVVSADLTPDTVLTASVEYFRNQSNGFGSGFPLFYSDGSRTDFNRSVANNTRWARIDTESTTTFVDLTHRFANDWKVRAAYSHTDGDYRMKQLYRGGYPNKATGAGMTSSFNNYDGDRSRDDIHLTVSGPFQLLGRKHELALGWMSVNDHSNIGQYAMTGAKPAIGSFFDWRQDHIAEPTWSGTKTPADDLRVKQTGAYAVGRFSLADPLHLIVGGRWSNWETNQTYFGSKRAYKISDQFTPYAGLLYDINSTYTAYASYTEIFQPQNARTPDGSILPPIDGKSYEVGLKAAYLDGLLNASASLYQTRQNNLAQAIPGESVSGMPGTQAYRAATGAKVEGFELETSGQLTPGWNIGASYTHFTAKDADGKPINTSHPRSLFKVYTTYRLPGDLHRLTVGGGVDWQSRMYQSAASPRGNVDVEQGSYALVNLMARFDFSKQVSATLNLNNVFDRKYYDQIGFYSQGWYGAPRNVMLTVRAQY, encoded by the coding sequence ATGTCGTCCGTTCCACCCTCGCCCGCCGCGCAGCCGCGCCGGGTGCGTCCCCTTGCTTACGCGATCCAGACGGCCCTGCTCTGCTCCGCACTCGCCCATCAACAAGCCAACGCCCAGAACGCGGCCCCTGCCGGCGGCGCGTCCAATGACGTGGCGCAACTGCCCGCCGTCACCGTCAGCGGCGCGGGTATCCCGGGCACCACGGAAGGCACCCATTCCTACACCACCGACGCCATGAACACGGCCACCGGCCTGACGCTGTCGCCGCGCGAGACGCCGCAATCGGTCAGCGTGGTGACGCGCCAGCAGATCGAGGACCAGGGGCTGCGCGACACCGGCTCGATCCTGGCCAGCGCGCCCGGCATCTCGGTCACGCGCAGCGACAGCAACCGGCTGTCGTTCTCGTCGCGCGGCTTCTCCATCGACAACTTCCAGTTCGACGGCCTGAACTCACCCATCCTGAGCCAGTGGAACTACGGCGCCACCGACATCGACGCGGCCATCTACGACCGGGTCGAGATCGTGCGCGGCGCCACCGGCCTGATGACCGGTTCGGGCAACCCGTCGGCGGCGGTGAACTTCATCCGCAAGAAGCCGCTGCGCGAATTCGCCCTGTCCGGCAGCGCCAGCGCCGGCAGCTGGGACTATGTCGGCGGCGACCTCGACCTGTCGGTGCCGCTTACCGAGAACGGCCGCATCCGTTCGCGCTTCGTGGCCGCCTACAACCAGGGCGACGACTACGTCACGTTCCTGGATTCGCGCAAGCGCACCTTCTACGGGGTGGTCAGCGCCGACCTGACCCCCGACACCGTGCTGACCGCCAGCGTCGAGTACTTCCGCAACCAGAGCAACGGCTTCGGCAGCGGCTTCCCGCTGTTCTACAGCGACGGCTCGCGCACCGACTTCAACCGCTCGGTGGCCAACAACACCCGCTGGGCCCGCATCGACACCGAGTCCACCACCACCTTCGTCGACCTGACGCACCGTTTCGCCAACGACTGGAAGGTGCGCGCCGCCTACAGCCACACCGACGGCGACTACCGCATGAAGCAGCTGTACCGCGGCGGCTACCCGAACAAGGCGACCGGCGCCGGCATGACCAGCTCGTTCAACAACTACGACGGCGACCGCTCGCGCGACGACATCCACCTGACCGTATCGGGTCCGTTCCAGTTGCTGGGCCGCAAGCACGAACTGGCGCTGGGCTGGATGAGCGTGAACGACCACAGCAACATCGGCCAGTACGCGATGACCGGCGCCAAGCCGGCGATCGGCAGCTTCTTCGACTGGCGCCAGGACCACATCGCCGAGCCCACCTGGTCCGGTACCAAGACGCCCGCGGACGACCTGCGCGTCAAGCAGACCGGCGCCTACGCGGTCGGGCGCTTTTCGCTGGCCGACCCGCTGCACCTGATCGTCGGCGGCCGCTGGAGCAACTGGGAAACCAACCAGACTTACTTCGGCAGCAAGCGCGCCTACAAGATCAGCGACCAGTTCACGCCGTACGCCGGCCTGCTGTACGACATCAACAGCACCTACACGGCCTACGCCAGCTACACCGAGATCTTCCAGCCGCAGAACGCGCGCACGCCCGATGGCTCGATCCTGCCGCCGATCGACGGCAAGAGCTACGAAGTCGGCCTGAAGGCAGCCTACCTGGACGGCCTGCTGAACGCCTCCGCGTCGCTCTACCAGACGCGCCAGAACAACCTGGCGCAGGCCATCCCGGGCGAGTCGGTCAGCGGCATGCCGGGCACGCAGGCCTATCGCGCCGCCACCGGCGCCAAGGTCGAGGGCTTCGAGCTGGAAACCAGCGGCCAGCTCACGCCCGGCTGGAACATCGGCGCCAGCTACACCCACTTCACCGCCAAGGACGCCGACGGCAAGCCGATCAACACCAGCCATCCGCGCAGCCTGTTCAAGGTGTACACCACCTACCGCCTGCCGGGCGACCTGCACCGCCTGACGGTGGGCGGCGGCGTCGACTGGCAGAGCCGCATGTACCAGTCCGCCGCCAGCCCGCGCGGCAACGTGGACGTGGAGCAAGGCAGCTACGCGCTGGTCAACCTGATGGCCCGCTTCGATTTCAGCAAGCAGGTCTCGGCCACCCTCAACCTGAACAACGTCTTCGACCGCAAGTACTACGACCAGATCGGCTTTTACAGCCAGGGCTGGTACGGCGCGCCCCGCAACGTCATGCTGACCGTGCGCGCACAGTACTGA
- a CDS encoding helix-turn-helix transcriptional regulator has protein sequence MLNPSASPAQFTVADFNRMGSQSGFRYRLPRLTGALRADPETLCIAEGRVDTYAIRPGLTLVLSDVRVHQHYEATSMMSPRFSAIVMLQGHAQTRIDRHDDVRLAAHSGVSALYGDTVAMTGTHAAGQRLRSVNLSLSDPDGAGDDQTSEMIWKALRSPSLRLRRWQVQGHLLQAIEHLLDCGWDGPLQHMLREGVGTQLLAHALATLEQRAPAENAVSERDRQLLERVRERLHSAPGEEHTLDDLARLACMSPSTLRAKFQATYQRSVFSWLRERRLEVAREQLAQGCSVQQAAHFVGYRHATNFATAFRERYGIAPSELN, from the coding sequence ATCTTGAACCCATCAGCCTCCCCCGCCCAATTCACCGTCGCCGACTTCAACCGCATGGGCAGCCAGAGCGGTTTCCGCTACCGCCTGCCACGGCTCACGGGCGCGCTGCGCGCAGACCCGGAAACCCTGTGCATCGCCGAAGGCCGGGTCGACACCTATGCCATCCGGCCTGGCCTGACGCTGGTGCTGTCCGACGTGCGCGTGCACCAGCACTACGAAGCCACCTCGATGATGTCGCCGCGCTTCTCGGCCATCGTCATGCTGCAGGGCCACGCCCAGACCCGCATCGACCGCCATGACGACGTCCGCCTGGCGGCGCATAGCGGCGTCAGCGCGCTGTATGGCGACACCGTCGCCATGACCGGCACCCATGCCGCCGGGCAGCGCCTGCGCAGCGTCAACCTGTCGCTGTCCGACCCGGATGGCGCGGGCGACGACCAGACCAGCGAAATGATCTGGAAGGCGCTGCGTTCACCGTCGTTGCGGCTGCGCCGCTGGCAGGTGCAGGGCCATCTGCTGCAGGCCATCGAACACCTGCTGGACTGCGGCTGGGACGGCCCGCTGCAGCACATGCTGCGCGAAGGCGTCGGCACCCAGCTGCTGGCCCACGCCCTGGCCACGCTGGAACAGCGCGCGCCGGCCGAGAACGCGGTGTCCGAACGCGACCGCCAGCTGCTGGAGCGGGTGCGCGAGCGCCTGCACAGCGCGCCCGGCGAGGAACACACGCTGGACGACCTGGCGCGGCTGGCCTGCATGAGCCCCAGCACCCTGCGCGCCAAGTTCCAGGCCACCTACCAGCGCTCGGTCTTCAGCTGGCTGCGCGAACGCCGCCTGGAAGTGGCGCGCGAGCAGCTGGCCCAGGGCTGCAGCGTGCAGCAGGCGGCGCATTTCGTCGGCTACCGCCACGCCACCAACTTCGCCACGGCGTTCCGCGAACGCTACGGCATCGCCCCCAGCGAACTGAACTGA
- a CDS encoding ABC transporter permease codes for MDVIRLQALDLVIASLLVLLSAGISFALRLNLQRQVLWAALRTVVQLLLVGHILRVVFAHAAPWLTALVVAVMMALAAREVAARPKARLARRGNGQVGAMAVVATTVVTALFILSTALRPEPWYDPRYTIALVGIVLGSVLNAASLALDGVLSGVRRDRLAIEARLSLGATAHQAFAALLRESVRRGIVPSINQMSAAGIITLPGIMTGQIIAGMDPIDAAKYQILLMFLLCGASGMAAMGAAYGAMRRLTDERGRLRLDRLLSER; via the coding sequence ATGGACGTGATCAGACTGCAGGCGCTGGACCTGGTCATCGCCTCGCTGCTGGTGCTGCTGTCGGCCGGCATCTCTTTCGCGCTGCGGCTGAACCTGCAGCGCCAGGTGTTGTGGGCGGCATTGCGCACCGTGGTGCAGCTGCTGCTGGTCGGCCACATCCTGCGCGTCGTGTTCGCGCACGCCGCGCCCTGGCTGACCGCGCTGGTGGTGGCGGTGATGATGGCGCTGGCCGCGCGCGAGGTCGCGGCCCGGCCCAAGGCCCGGCTGGCGCGCCGCGGCAACGGCCAGGTGGGCGCGATGGCGGTGGTGGCCACCACGGTCGTGACCGCGTTGTTCATCCTCAGCACGGCGCTGCGGCCCGAGCCCTGGTACGACCCGCGCTACACCATCGCGCTGGTCGGCATCGTGCTGGGCAGCGTGCTGAACGCGGCCAGCCTGGCGCTGGACGGCGTGCTGTCGGGCGTGCGCCGCGACCGGCTGGCGATCGAGGCGCGCCTGTCGCTGGGCGCCACCGCGCACCAGGCCTTCGCCGCGTTGCTGCGCGAATCGGTGCGGCGCGGCATCGTGCCCAGCATCAACCAGATGTCGGCGGCCGGCATCATCACGCTGCCCGGCATCATGACCGGCCAGATCATCGCCGGCATGGATCCGATCGACGCGGCCAAGTACCAGATCCTGCTGATGTTCCTGCTTTGCGGGGCCAGCGGCATGGCCGCCATGGGCGCGGCCTACGGCGCCATGCGGCGCCTGACCGACGAGCGCGGCCGCCTGCGGCTGGACCGGCTGCTGTCCGAGCGCTAG
- a CDS encoding ABC transporter ATP-binding protein, producing MSDKPPVLRLRGVYSERLSPVSLDLAAGECAAITGPSGSGKSLLLRQVADLDPGHGEVELDGAPRSGMRGYQWRRQVIYCQAEAGWWDDHVAPHYTDAARAADLFQRLGLAPGKMDALVQELSTGERQRAALARALALAPRALLLDEPTAALDPEATARVETELHRYLDGGAAILMVTHNPEQARRMARRGWRMEQGRLEPQWT from the coding sequence ATGTCAGATAAACCTCCTGTGCTCAGGCTGCGCGGCGTCTACAGCGAACGCCTGTCGCCGGTCAGCCTCGATCTCGCGGCAGGCGAGTGCGCCGCCATCACCGGCCCCTCGGGCTCGGGTAAATCACTGCTGTTGCGCCAGGTGGCCGACCTCGATCCGGGCCATGGCGAAGTGGAACTGGACGGCGCGCCGCGCTCGGGCATGCGCGGCTATCAATGGCGCCGCCAGGTGATCTACTGTCAGGCCGAGGCCGGCTGGTGGGACGACCACGTGGCGCCGCATTACACCGATGCGGCCCGGGCGGCCGATCTGTTCCAGCGGCTGGGCCTGGCACCGGGAAAAATGGACGCGCTGGTGCAGGAGCTCTCCACCGGCGAACGCCAGCGCGCCGCCTTGGCGCGCGCCCTGGCGCTGGCGCCGCGGGCCCTGCTGCTGGATGAACCCACCGCGGCGCTCGATCCCGAGGCCACCGCGCGGGTCGAGACCGAGCTGCATCGCTATCTCGATGGCGGCGCCGCCATCCTGATGGTGACGCACAATCCCGAGCAGGCGCGGCGCATGGCGCGGCGCGGCTGGCGCATGGAGCAGGGCAGGCTGGAGCCGCAATGGACGTGA
- a CDS encoding VTT domain-containing protein, which produces MSITELFSWLTSEQGLMALLAQNWVLGTCIIAAIVFIETGLVVMPFLPGDSLLFAAGAFLGLAGIDPIVSLAAITFAAIAGDALNYAIASSRWGQKLAHSRWVKPDHLERARDYFARYGAMTITVARFVPIVRTLAPFVAGLSQMPRRTFFVYNVVGAILWCGSMLLAGYWLGSIAWVRANLHWVSVIIIGLSLIPVALQWLQIRRARRVSQA; this is translated from the coding sequence ATGAGTATTACCGAGCTGTTCTCCTGGCTGACCAGCGAGCAGGGCCTGATGGCGCTGCTGGCGCAAAACTGGGTGCTGGGCACCTGCATCATCGCCGCGATCGTGTTCATCGAGACCGGCCTGGTGGTGATGCCGTTCCTGCCGGGCGACTCGTTGCTGTTCGCCGCGGGCGCCTTCCTCGGGCTGGCCGGCATCGATCCCATCGTCTCGCTGGCGGCGATCACCTTTGCCGCCATCGCCGGGGACGCGCTCAACTACGCCATCGCCTCGTCGCGCTGGGGCCAGAAACTGGCGCACAGCCGCTGGGTCAAGCCGGACCACCTGGAACGGGCGCGCGACTATTTCGCCCGCTACGGCGCGATGACCATCACGGTGGCGCGTTTCGTGCCGATCGTGCGCACGCTGGCGCCGTTCGTGGCCGGGCTGTCGCAGATGCCGCGCCGCACCTTCTTCGTCTACAACGTGGTCGGCGCCATCCTCTGGTGCGGCTCGATGCTGCTGGCGGGCTACTGGCTCGGCTCGATCGCCTGGGTGCGCGCCAATCTGCACTGGGTGTCGGTCATCATCATCGGCCTGTCGCTGATTCCGGTGGCGCTGCAGTGGCTGCAGATCCGCCGGGCGCGCAGGGTGTCGCAGGCCTGA
- a CDS encoding multidrug effflux MFS transporter, with protein MSRPEPLPSFPVMVLMLGLLSCVAPATIDAYLPAFGALGREFGVPQETVQLTLGVYMACYASMLLLHGTVSDSLGRRRIVLAALAVYVCGSLMAALAPGFGWLLAGRAVQGLSAGAGIVVGQAIIRDCYDGAVARRAMSYLILVFNLSPALAPILGGYLAAHQGWRAVFLLLTLLAGAAWLLCARRLPETLPPERRQPLAWRTLAANYARVLGNRRYTALGLAFSLLFAAQGFLIGAAPDFISNVLGLPETDFAYLFVPLVVGAMAGALLAARKAGRWSDGRITLLAFLLMSGSCLAYVLYMAAAEPPRLPWAVLLPGLFTCGLAMGVPAMTLRILGHVPDLSGTAASVLGFMQMLTFSLASGWGVPLVYGQPLRLAAAMLLFVAASAAGWAWLHRCAAPLGQAPAKAG; from the coding sequence GTGTCACGCCCCGAACCCCTGCCCTCGTTTCCCGTCATGGTGCTGATGCTGGGCCTGCTGTCCTGTGTCGCGCCCGCCACCATCGACGCCTACCTGCCCGCCTTCGGGGCGCTGGGCCGGGAGTTCGGCGTGCCGCAGGAGACCGTGCAGCTGACGCTCGGCGTCTACATGGCCTGCTATGCGTCGATGCTGCTGCTGCACGGCACCGTGTCCGACTCGCTGGGCCGGCGCCGCATCGTGCTGGCGGCGCTGGCGGTGTACGTCTGCGGCTCGCTGATGGCCGCGCTGGCCCCCGGCTTCGGCTGGCTGCTGGCCGGGCGCGCGGTGCAAGGCCTGTCGGCGGGCGCCGGCATCGTGGTCGGCCAGGCCATCATCCGCGACTGCTACGACGGCGCGGTGGCGCGCCGCGCCATGTCCTACCTGATCCTGGTGTTCAACCTGTCGCCAGCGCTGGCGCCCATCCTGGGCGGCTACCTGGCCGCGCACCAGGGCTGGCGCGCGGTGTTCCTGCTGCTGACCCTGCTGGCCGGCGCCGCCTGGCTGCTGTGCGCGCGGCGTCTGCCCGAGACCCTGCCGCCCGAACGGCGCCAACCGCTGGCCTGGCGCACGCTGGCCGCCAACTACGCGCGCGTGCTGGGCAACCGGCGCTACACCGCATTGGGACTGGCGTTCAGCCTGCTGTTCGCCGCCCAGGGCTTCCTGATCGGCGCGGCGCCCGACTTCATCAGCAACGTGCTGGGCCTGCCGGAAACGGACTTCGCCTATCTGTTCGTGCCGCTGGTGGTGGGCGCGATGGCGGGCGCCCTGCTGGCGGCGCGCAAGGCCGGCCGCTGGTCGGATGGCCGCATCACGCTGCTGGCCTTCCTGCTGATGAGCGGCAGTTGCCTGGCCTATGTGCTGTACATGGCCGCGGCCGAGCCGCCGCGCCTGCCCTGGGCGGTGCTGCTGCCCGGACTGTTCACCTGCGGGCTGGCCATGGGGGTGCCGGCCATGACCCTGCGCATCCTGGGGCACGTGCCGGATCTGTCGGGCACCGCGGCATCGGTGCTGGGCTTCATGCAGATGCTGACGTTTTCGCTGGCCAGCGGCTGGGGCGTGCCGCTGGTCTACGGCCAGCCGCTGCGGCTGGCGGCGGCGATGCTGCTGTTCGTGGCGGCCAGCGCGGCGGGCTGGGCCTGGCTGCACCGCTGCGCCGCGCCCCTGGGGCAGGCGCCGGCCAAGGCGGGATAG
- a CDS encoding FecCD family ABC transporter permease: MTWNAPFSAPRPACLLRAGNWLAWPVAPRALAYAALLLMLACAVVVATLRAGDPGLSWRALWLALHGAGGAVEQWLVHTVRLPRVLAALGAGAALGLSGALFQSLTRNPLGSPDVIGLTAGASAGAVAVAMVWPGLMPVAWGAAAGALLATAGVWFGSGAGFAAPQRMVIAGIAVGAIAFAFVQYGLSNLRREQAYLAAAWLNGSLAGKTWADVALIGAACAVLLPLGLALCARLRLLEMGDDLAQALGATPSRSRLAATLVAVLAAAAAVTVAGPIAFIALSAPQIARRCVRASGPQPLLAALTGAVLLAAADLLARAAGPNGLPVGVLSAGIGGIYLAFLLVLEWRKTST, translated from the coding sequence ATGACCTGGAACGCCCCTTTTTCCGCTCCGCGGCCCGCATGCCTGCTGCGCGCCGGCAACTGGCTCGCCTGGCCCGTCGCGCCGCGGGCGCTGGCCTATGCCGCGCTGCTGCTGATGCTGGCCTGCGCCGTGGTCGTCGCGACCTTGCGGGCCGGCGATCCGGGCCTTTCCTGGCGCGCGCTGTGGCTGGCGCTGCATGGCGCGGGCGGCGCCGTGGAGCAATGGCTGGTGCACACGGTGCGCCTGCCGCGCGTGCTGGCGGCCCTGGGCGCCGGCGCCGCGCTGGGCCTGTCCGGCGCATTGTTCCAGAGCCTCACCCGCAACCCGCTGGGCAGCCCCGACGTCATCGGCCTGACGGCCGGCGCGTCGGCGGGCGCGGTGGCGGTGGCCATGGTCTGGCCGGGGCTGATGCCGGTGGCCTGGGGCGCGGCGGCGGGCGCGCTGCTGGCCACGGCCGGCGTCTGGTTCGGCTCCGGCGCCGGCTTTGCCGCGCCCCAGCGCATGGTCATCGCGGGCATCGCGGTGGGCGCGATCGCCTTCGCCTTCGTGCAATATGGCTTGTCCAACCTGCGGCGCGAGCAGGCCTACCTGGCCGCCGCCTGGCTCAACGGCAGCCTGGCCGGCAAGACCTGGGCCGACGTGGCCCTGATCGGCGCCGCCTGCGCGGTATTGCTGCCCCTGGGGCTGGCGCTGTGCGCCCGGCTACGCTTGCTGGAAATGGGCGATGACCTGGCCCAGGCCCTCGGCGCCACGCCCTCGCGCAGCCGGCTGGCCGCCACCTTGGTGGCGGTGCTGGCGGCCGCGGCCGCCGTCACGGTGGCGGGCCCGATCGCCTTCATCGCCCTGTCGGCGCCGCAGATTGCCCGCCGCTGCGTGCGCGCCAGCGGTCCGCAGCCGCTGCTGGCGGCCCTGACCGGCGCCGTGCTGCTCGCGGCCGCCGACCTGCTCGCCCGCGCCGCCGGGCCCAATGGCCTGCCGGTCGGTGTGCTGAGCGCCGGCATCGGCGGCATCTATCTCGCTTTCCTGTTGGTGCTCGAATGGCGCAAGACCTCGACCTGA
- a CDS encoding FecCD family ABC transporter permease, translating into MRRFPRSPAVQADAPIPAARRSRAPLLLAACMLLAAAALASLWLGSHGLSAATVWRVLLQPDDSHAALVVASRIPRTVLALLTGAALAVAGALIQALTRNPLAEPGLLGVNAGAAASIVTAALLLGGLPAHPFWAALPGALAAAAAVYLIGAGGRGLQPVRLILAGAAVNAVLFAYVQAVALLRDDIFDAYRFWAVGSLAGQALEAALRAAPYIGAGLLLAAILARPLNLLALGQALAQALGLRAGLYRMLGLLCVAVLAAAATAAAGPIAFVGLAVPHIARRYAGPDLRWLLAYCVVLGPLLMLVADILARLLRAPAELLTGVVVAFIGAPFLLAALRGRARSLA; encoded by the coding sequence ATGCGGCGCTTCCCCCGATCGCCCGCTGTACAGGCCGATGCGCCCATCCCGGCCGCGCGGCGCTCGCGGGCGCCACTGCTGCTGGCCGCCTGTATGTTGCTGGCCGCCGCCGCGCTGGCCAGCCTGTGGCTCGGTTCGCACGGCCTGTCGGCGGCCACGGTCTGGCGCGTCCTGCTGCAGCCGGATGACAGCCACGCCGCGCTGGTGGTCGCCTCGCGCATTCCCCGCACCGTGCTGGCCCTGCTGACCGGCGCCGCCCTGGCCGTCGCCGGCGCCCTGATCCAGGCGCTGACCCGCAATCCGCTGGCCGAGCCCGGCTTGCTCGGCGTGAACGCCGGCGCGGCCGCTTCCATCGTGACGGCGGCGCTGCTGCTGGGCGGCCTGCCCGCGCATCCGTTCTGGGCCGCCCTGCCCGGCGCGCTGGCGGCCGCGGCGGCGGTGTACCTGATTGGCGCGGGCGGCCGCGGCTTGCAACCCGTGCGGCTGATCCTGGCCGGCGCCGCGGTCAACGCCGTGCTGTTCGCCTACGTGCAGGCCGTGGCGCTGCTGCGCGACGACATCTTCGATGCCTACCGCTTCTGGGCGGTGGGCTCGCTGGCAGGCCAAGCGCTGGAGGCCGCGCTGCGCGCCGCGCCCTACATCGGCGCCGGCCTGCTGCTGGCCGCGATCCTGGCGCGGCCGCTCAACCTGCTGGCGCTGGGCCAGGCGCTGGCGCAGGCGCTGGGACTGCGGGCCGGCCTGTATCGCATGCTGGGCCTGTTGTGCGTGGCGGTGCTGGCCGCGGCTGCCACCGCCGCCGCGGGCCCGATCGCATTCGTGGGCCTGGCCGTGCCGCACATCGCGCGCCGCTATGCTGGCCCCGACCTGCGCTGGCTGCTGGCCTACTGCGTGGTGCTCGGTCCGCTGCTGATGCTGGTCGCCGACATCCTGGCGCGGCTGCTGCGCGCGCCGGCGGAGCTGCTGACGGGCGTGGTGGTGGCCTTCATCGGCGCGCCCTTCCTGCTGGCGGCGCTGCGCGGCCGCGCGCGGAGCCTGGCATGA
- a CDS encoding ABC transporter substrate-binding protein, with translation MRLNPAVTARMRRHALAGVAALAMVLTLAACERAPAPAASAPSSAGASATASVPGFPVTLHSALGEAVIPAPPRRVVTLGLGADDLALALGVVPVGVGRADWGGDPEHYWPWVRAAIEARGQALPERITVYPELDIEKIIALRPDVVLAPFSGVSPEAYAQLSRLVPVVAYPEQPFLTPVDTQIDLIAAALGRPEAAASLKGGIHDALAQVARRYPELTGKTFAYVRADLGSGNFAAYVAGDPRVDTLTAMGLTLAPSVRGLRASAGHFAHYLGFEHADALGDADILVSWFYTPEERDRTAALPLYASIPAVRRGAYVALSDPALVMASSSGTPLAVAWMLDRLAPRLAEAARHARGDGAGD, from the coding sequence ATGCGTTTGAATCCTGCTGTCACGGCGCGCATGCGCCGCCATGCCCTGGCCGGCGTGGCGGCGCTGGCCATGGTGCTGACCCTGGCCGCCTGCGAGCGCGCGCCGGCGCCGGCCGCATCCGCGCCGTCCTCGGCCGGCGCGTCGGCCACGGCGTCCGTCCCGGGCTTTCCCGTTACGCTGCACAGCGCCCTGGGCGAGGCGGTGATCCCGGCCCCGCCCAGGCGCGTCGTCACCCTCGGCCTGGGCGCCGATGACCTGGCGCTGGCGCTGGGCGTGGTGCCCGTGGGGGTGGGCCGCGCCGACTGGGGCGGCGACCCCGAGCACTACTGGCCCTGGGTGCGCGCCGCCATCGAAGCCCGGGGGCAGGCGTTGCCCGAGCGCATCACCGTCTATCCCGAACTGGATATCGAAAAGATCATCGCGCTGCGCCCCGACGTGGTGCTGGCGCCCTTCTCCGGCGTCAGTCCCGAGGCGTATGCGCAGCTGTCGCGGCTGGTGCCGGTGGTGGCCTATCCCGAGCAGCCGTTCCTGACGCCGGTGGACACGCAGATCGACCTGATCGCGGCCGCCCTGGGCAGGCCCGAAGCCGCCGCGTCGCTCAAGGGCGGCATCCATGACGCCCTGGCCCAGGTGGCGCGCCGCTACCCGGAACTGACCGGCAAGACCTTCGCCTACGTGCGCGCCGACCTGGGTTCCGGCAATTTCGCCGCCTACGTCGCCGGCGATCCCCGCGTCGACACGCTCACGGCCATGGGCCTGACCCTGGCGCCTTCGGTGCGCGGACTGCGCGCCAGCGCCGGGCACTTCGCCCATTACCTGGGGTTCGAGCACGCCGACGCCCTTGGCGACGCCGATATCCTGGTGTCCTGGTTCTATACGCCCGAGGAGCGCGACCGCACCGCGGCCCTGCCCTTGTATGCCTCGATCCCGGCCGTGCGGCGCGGCGCCTACGTGGCGCTGAGCGACCCGGCGCTGGTCATGGCCTCGTCCTCCGGCACGCCGCTGGCGGTGGCGTGGATGCTGGACCGGCTGGCGCCTCGCCTGGCCGAGGCCGCGCGCCATGCTCGCGGCGACGGGGCCGGCGACTGA